A region from the Panicum hallii strain FIL2 chromosome 1, PHallii_v3.1, whole genome shotgun sequence genome encodes:
- the LOC112901664 gene encoding protein O-linked-mannose beta-1,4-N-acetylglucosaminyltransferase 2-like, with translation MKPSLRSRQEPRRVSNGVIIGAMLLSLCVLSIVKARYCATPFGKAEDQLQEQMNSSIRMETEESPARTPGEEEEEEKEEVPTTASAVTTPAVVATSGGGKGKGKKGKAKPTCYMTSKRSERCDASGDIRVDGNRSTIYVSGIDREWRTKPYARYHDPVAMATVREYTLKPLPAGGAAPACTKNHSVPGFMFSNRGFSGNLYHDYTDVLVPLFISTHQFKGRVQFLLTGMKPWWVAKFTPFFRQLTRYDVIDVDNDQEVHCFPRIVIGATFHKDMGVDPRRSPGHVSVVDFKRALRRAFGLEREAASRGGATGAGKPRLLIISRRGSRRFLNEREMARAAAEAGFEVRVAEPDQHTDMATFARLVNSADVMVGVHGAGLTNMVFLPRGAVLIQVVPFGGLEWLTSVTFKDPAADMEVSYMDYNVKLEESSLIDQYPRNHQVLTDPYAVHKQGWDALKTAYLDKQNIRMDLDRFRATLREAMSRLP, from the exons ATGAAGCCGTCGCTGCGGAGCCGGCAGGAGCCGCGGCGGGTCAGCAACGGCGTCATCATCGGCGCCATGCTGCTCTCGCTCTGCGTCCTCAGCATCGTCAAGGCCAGATACTGCGCCACCCCCTTCG GCAAGGCGGAGGACCAGCTCCAGGAGCAGATGAACTCCAGCATCCGGATGGAGACGGAGGAATCGCCGGCCAGGACGCCCGGAG aggaggaggaagaggagaaagAGGAGGTGCCCACCACGGCGTCCGCGGTGACCACGCCGGCCGTCGTGGCCACCTCCGGCGGCGGCAAAGGCAAAGGCAAGAAGGGCAAGGCGAAGCCGACGTGCTACATGACGAGCAAGCGCTCGGAGCGGTGCGACGCGTCGGGCGACATCCGGGTGGACGGGAACCGCTCCACCATCTACGTCAGCGGGATAGACCGGGAGTGGCGCACCAAGCCGTACGCGCGCTACCACGACCCCGTCGCCATGGCCACCGTCCGCGAGTACACCCTCAAGCCGCtccccgccggcggcgccgcgccgGCGTGCACCAAGAACCACTCGGTCCCGGGGTTCATGTTCTCCAACCGCGGCTTTTCCGGCAACCTGTACCACGACTACACCGACGTGCTGGTGCCGCTCTTCATCAGCACCCACCAGTTCAAGGGACGGGTGCAGTTCCTGCTCACCGGGATGAAGCCGTGGTGGGTGGCCAAGTTCACCCCCTTCTTCCGGCAGCTCACCCGGTACGACGTTATCGACGTCGACAACGACCAGGAGGTCCACTGCTTCCCCCGGATCGTGATCGGCGCCACCTTTCATAAGGACATGGGCGTGGACCCGCGCCGGTCGCCGGGCCACGTCTCGGTGGTGGACTTCAAGCGCGCGCTCCGCCGCGCCTTCGGGCTGGAGCGCGAGGCGGcgtcccgcggcggcgcgacgggcgcCGGCAAGCCGCGCCTCCTCATCATCTCCCGCCGCGGCTCGCGGCGGTTCCTGAACGAGCGCGAgatggcgcgcgcggcggcggaggccgggTTCGAGGTCCGCGTGGCGGAGCCCGACCAGCACACGGACATGGCGACGTTCGCGCGGCTGGTGAACTCGGCGGACGTGATGGTCGGCGTGCACGGCGCCGGGCTGACCAACATGGTGTTCCTGCCCCGCGGCGCCGTGCTGATCCAGGTGGTGCCCTTCGGCGGGCTGGAGTGGCTGACCAGCGTGACGTTCAAGGACCCGGCGGCGGACATGGAGGTGAGCTACATGGACTACAACGTGAAGCTGGAGGAGAGCTCGCTGATCGACCAGTACCCGAGGAACCACCAGGTGCTCACCGACCCCTACGCCGTGCACAAGCAGGGCTGGGACGCGCTCAAGACGGCGTACCTGGACAAGCAGAACATCCGGATGGACCTGGACAGGTTCAGGGCCACGCTGCGGGAGGCCATGAGCCGGCTGCCATGA
- the LOC112879733 gene encoding myb-binding protein 1A-like protein, which yields MAGKKRAQTDLAVPEAVPASDASRDDDAAAAEAPAKKKKLAMERKKQRKELDKERHRQSAESDAAKPQPPAAEAAAPVNPPSAPAAAGPGLHMNVFRDLASPEASVREAAAEALVAELREVQKAHEKGARKGDKEAADRDGSSQMEAEKDDGLENCAPSVRYAIRRLIRGISSSREYARQGFALGLAVVLESIRSIRIEALMKLIPNLLEYSSSMKGPEAKDNLLGRLFGFGAIARSGRVSRQWTRDKSSPIVKDFVSEVVELSSKKRYLTEPAVAVILDLVRKLPDEAILSEVLEAPGVQDWFNRAADIGDPDALFLALKLQERTSVQKEIFGKLLPCPFSPDNFFAEHHLKSIAACFKESAFCLPRIHSLWLVITEMLVREAASQNDINTSCGKKHKKNKKASSSEDTKKNLRNFCEVVIEGSLLLSSHDRKHLAFNILLSILPKLSPSAIQVVLSSKVVHGLMDILSNESSWLYNAGKHFLNELASVVSHDNDRRAAVIINLQKYSGGRFDSMTKTKTVKQLIGEFQSVEDCLCLVQNLMALFVDEEAVSDEPSDQSQTTDENSEIGPTEEQDPFGHGNVDVLKSWVVNTISCVLKNLKLTSKGNSDSEMVKCIEEKFQVQTEILKFLAVQGLFSASLGTEVTSFELQEKFKWPKNPISTSLRNECIEQLQFLLEDAQKDEALHVASEVKSNDLGYYFMRFINTVCNIPSVSLFRTLSGNDDNAFKKLLAIESLLFQEERKAGPGLDSTKMHVMRYLLIQLLLQVLLHPDEYWEAAVDVTICCKKSFPAIAQGDSSSGQESGERGPQESDEDEPEESDEDGSGDSNGEVSLEFMDVLVQTFLSILPHASGPVCFTIEQVFRVFCDDITETGLLDMLRVVKIDLKGRQTDSDDEDDGRVDIEDDETVMEDAEVGEIDDVADDLDEDTEDDSNDEGDADQDDLKDGDKAEATKDGDDSDDSDGMDDDAMFRIDPYIARIFKERNLPGSETKQSQLMRFKLRVLTLLDIYLQRNPGKTLVLEVYSFLMQAFVKSHGADGGEQFKQRIAGILQRRIFKGREYPEGNGIEFSKLEKLLEKALRLASRSRYSTVASVAQNAAFWILKIINSMNCSEEELASVVDKFRSILNDYDRKKSRLKLGFVKEVVRRNPWLGQELFGFVVQKVEGTGADYRRNQMLELVDCILKSWVGDASEVWTNHLAQLCELIQEVLSKVPENKSRRKEVRNFCTRILQTVLKLNLKEQFQNALSSETYSLCQAQLGTAFAPFRKDSN from the exons ATGGCCGGTAAAAAGAGGGCCCAGACTGACCTCGCGGTGCCCGAGGCTGTGCCAGCCTCGGACGCTTCCCGGGATGATGATGCTGCTGCCGCGGAGGcgccggcgaagaagaagaagctggcCATGGAgcggaagaagcagaggaaggAGCTCGACAAGGAGCGCCACCGCCAGTCGGCCGAATCCGACGccgccaagccgcagccgccagccgcgGAGGCCGCAGCGCCAGTGAATCCTCCGtccgctccggcggcggcgggcccgggGCTGCACATGAATGTGTTCAGGGACCTGGCATCGCCGGAGGCATCGGTGAGGGAGGCTGCGGCGGAGGCGCTGGTGGCCGAGCTTCGGGAAGTGCAGAAGGCGCACGAGAAGGGTGCGCGGAAAGGGGACAAGGAAGCTGCCGATAGGGACGGGTCCTCGCAGATGGAGGCTGAGAAGGATGATGGACTGGAAAACTGCGCCCCATCAGTGCGGTACGCCATCCGGCGGCTTATTCGCGGTATCTCTTCTTCTAGAGAG TATGCAAGGCAAGGATTTGCATTGGGTCTTGCTGTTGTGCTCGAATCAATTCGGTCAATCAGGATTGAAGCACTTATGAAGCTGATCCCTAATTTATTGGAATATTCATCTTCGATGAAGGGACCG GAAGCTAAGGACAATCTTTTGGGGCGCCTGTTTGGATTTGGAGCAATTGCGAGGTCTGGACGGGTTTCACGACAGTGGACACGTGACAAAAGCTCGCCCATTGTCAAGGATTTTGTGAGTGAGGTTGTTGAACTCAGTAGCAAGAAACGATATTTAACGGAGCCTGCAGTTGCCGTGATTTTGGATTTAGTCAGGAAG CTGCCTGATGAAGCTATATTATCTGAGGTTCTTGAAGCTCCTGGTGTTCAAGATTGGTTCAACAGAGCTGCTGATATTGGAGATCCAGATGCACTCTTTCTAGCTTTGAAGTTGCAGGAGAGAACTAGTGTTCAGAAGGAGATATTTGGAAAGCTTCTCCCATGTCCATTCAGCCCTGACAACTTTTTTGCGGAACATCATCTTAAATCTATTGCTGCTTGTTTCAAg GAATCTGCCTTTTGTCTTCCTCGCATTCATAGTTTGTGGCTTGTCATCACCGAGATGCTCGTTCGTGAGGCAGCATCTCAGAATGATATTAACACCAGTTGTGGCAAGAAGCACAAAAAGAATAAGAAAGCCAGTTCCTCTGAGGATACCAAAAAGAATCTGCGTAATTTCTGTGAGGTTGTAATTGAAGGATCTTTGCTGCTCTCATCTCATGACAGGAAGCATTTGGCATTTAATATACTTCTTAGCATCCTCCCAAAATTGTCCCCTTCAGCTATTCAAGTAGTTCTGTCCAGCAAAGTTGTTCATGGTTTGATGGATATTTTATCAAATGAATCGTCTTGGTTGTACAATGCTGGCAAGCATTTTCTGAATGAGTTAGCAAGTGTAGTAAGCCATGACAATGATCGGCGTGCTGCTGTCATTATTAACTTGCAGAAGTACAGTGGTGGAAGATTTGACTCCATGACAAAAACTAAAACTGTTAAACAGTTGATTGGCGAATTCCAGAGTGTTGAGGATTGTTTGTGTCTTGTGCAAAATTTGATGGCGCTTTTCGTGGACGAAGAGGCTGTTTCAGATGAACCTTCTGATCAAAGTCAGACAACTGATGAGAATTCAGAAATTGGCCCAACTGAAGAGCAGGACCCTTTTGGACATGGGAATGTTGATGTTCTGAAGAGTTGGGTGGTGAATACAATTTCATGTGTCCTAAAAAATCTAAAGCTTACATCAAAAGGAAATTCGGATTCTGAAATGGTTAAGTGCATTGAAGAAAAATTCCAAGTGCAGACTGAAATATTGAAATTTCTTGCAGTCCAAGGTCTTTTCTCAGCATCTTTAGGAACTGAAGTTACATCATTTGAGTTGCAAGAGAAGTTCAAATGGCCAAAGAATCCTATATCCACATCACTACGTAATGAATGCATAGAGCAGCTTCAATTCTTGCTGGAAGATGCACAAAAGGATGAAGCTTTACATGTTGCTAGTGAGGTCAAGTCCAATGACTTAGGCTACTACTTTATGCGTTTCATTAACACAGTATGCAATATCCCCTCAGTTTCCCTCTTCAGGACCTTGAGTGGCAATGATGATAATGCATTCAAGAAATTGCTGGCCATAGAATCACTGCTTTTCCAGGAG GAAAGAAAAGCTGGCCCTGGATTGGACTCTACTAAGATGCATGTGATGCGTTATCTACTTATTCAGTTGCTGCTACAAGTTCTTCTCCATCCAGATGAGTATTGGGAGGCTGCAGTTGATGTGACTATATGTTGCAAGAAATCCTTTCCTGCTATTGCTCAGGGTGACAGCTCCAGTGGACAGGAATCTGGTGAACGTGGTCCGCAGGAATCCGATGAGGATGAGCCAGAGGAATCTGATGAAGATGGTTCAGGGGATTCCAATGGGGAGGTGTCACTAGAGTTTATGGACGTTCTTGTTCAGACTTTCCTCTCTATTTTGCCTCATGCATCTGGACCCGTTTGTTTTACTATTGAGCAG GTTTTTCGCGTGTTCTGTGATGATATTACAGAAACTGGTCTCCTTGATATGTTGAGAGTTGTGAAGATAGATTTGAAAGGTCGTCAAACTGATAGCGATGACGAAGATGATGGTCGTGttgatattgaagatgatgaAACTGTAATGGAAGATGCAGAGGTTGGGGAAATTGATGATGTTGCTGATGATTTGGATGAGGATACGGAAGATGATTCAAATGATGAAGGTGATGCGGATCAAGATGATCTGAAAGATGGAGATAAAGCAGAAGCTACTAAAGATGGGGATGATTCAGATGATTCAGATGGCATGGATGATGATGCTATGTTCCGTATCGATCCTTACATTGCAAGGATATTCAAAGAGCGTAATCTTCCTGGAAGCGAGACTAAGCAATCACAACTTATGCGATTCAAGCTTCGCGTGCTTACGTTACTTGATATATACCTTCAGAGGAATCCAG GGAAAACCTTGGTGCTGGAGGTGTATTCTttcttgatgcaagcttttgtCAAATCACATGGTGCTGATGGTGGTGAACAGTTCAAGCAACGAATTGCTGGTATATTGCAGAGAAGGATATTCAAAGGAAGGGAGTATCCAGAAGGCAATGGCATTGAATTCAGTAAACTTGAAAAGTTGTTGGAGAAAGCTCTAAGATTGGCATCACGCTCAAGATACAGCACAGTTGCTTCTGTAGCCCAGAATGCAGCATTTTGGATTCTGAAGATCATCAATTCGATGAATTGTTCCGAAGAGGAACTAGCAAGTGTGGTTGATAAGTTCCGATCTATCTTGAATGATTATGACAGGAAGAAATCACGGCTGAAGCTTGGTTTTGTGAAGGAGGTTGTTCGGAGGAATCCTTGGTTAGGTCAGGAGCTTTTTGGTTTTGTGGTACAGAAGGTAGAGGGCACGGGAGCTGACTACCGGAGAAATCAAATGCTGGAGTTGGTGGACTGCATACTAAAATCATGGGTTGGTGATGCATCAGAGGTGTGGACAAACCATTTGGCTCAGCTGTGCGAGTTGATACAAGAAGTTCTTTCAAAGGTCCCTGAGAACAAGTCGCGCCGCAAGGAAGTACGGAACTTCTGCACTAGGATCCTGCAAACAGTGCTGAAGCTTAATCTCAAAGAACAATTTCAGAACGCATTGAGTTCTGAAACTTATTCCCTCTGTCAGGCGCAACTAGGAACTGCATTTGCCCCTTTCAGAAAAGATTCTAACTAG
- the LOC112879739 gene encoding uncharacterized protein LOC112879739 isoform X1, with protein MADKPSRALVLYAAGHAALLTPTGASSAAAGSHLDAFASRASCGFLTLRSPPTSPSTTGAEENSSTILELAQLLDVYDHLYPGKNVETGQEVAQVDPQELVVPKLSERFMGLRAAMVTNCPRISSFAANLGFHVFQTNDFAAQFGSSSVTKEVGVINRAFGLLGFSDGNVQEASEFDLVFMHVAMENTSSKLGKLGMKADLNRLEKLVGAIMDAAPIGSAIASRIHVSLILSYGSASGNKDEFSILTSSTETDSDLNLLRPRQSYTMKAGHALEDVRLHHPILLAQWQEGVTRVDLVKVFSFEEFMKHGGNLAMLAERFLPEVAFKLWKAPKYGA; from the exons ATGGCGGAcaagccgagccgcgcgctggtTCTCTACGCCGCCGGCCACGCCGCGCTGCTCACGCCTACGGGGGCCTCCTCCGCTGCCGCGGGGAGCCACCTCGACGCGTTCGCCTCCCGCGCCTCCTGCGGCTTCCTCACCCTCCGCTCCCCGCCGACCTCCCCTTCCACGACCG GTGCCGAGGAGAATAGCAGCACGATTCTGGAACTGGCGCAGCTGCTCGACGTGTACGATCATCTGTATCCTGGAAAG AATGTGGAAACTGGACAGGAAGTTGCCCAAGTGGATCCACAGGAGCTAGTAGTTCCCAAGCTGTCTGAGAG GTTTATGGGGCTGAGAGCTGCCATGGTCACAAATTGCCCCCGCATCAGCTCCTTTGCAGCAAATCTTGGTTTCCATGTTTTCCAAACCAATGATTTTGCCGCACAGTTTGGCTCATCCAGTGTTACTAAGGAGGTTGGAGTAATCAACCGAGCGTTTGGTCTGCTAGGATTCTCGGATGGGAATGTGCAGGAAGCATCTGAATTCGATCTAGTATTTATGCATGTTGCCATGGAGAATACAAGCAGCAAGTTGGGGAAATTAGGAATGAAGGCCGATCTAAATCGGCTTGAGAAATTAGTGGGCGCAATCATGGATGCTGCACCcattggttcagcgattgcttCCCGTATTCATGTATCTCTGATATTGAGCTATGGATCTGCTTCTGGAAATAAGGATGAGTTTTCCATATTAACCTCTTCAACCGAAACAGACTCGGACTTGAATCTGCTGCGCCCCCGCCAGAGCTATACCATGAAAGCAGGACATGCATTAGAGGATGTCAG ACTTCATCATCCAATTCTGCTGGCACAGTGGCAGGAAGGAGTAACGCGTGTTGATTTGGTAAAAGTGTTCTCTTTTGAAGAATTTATGAAG CATGGTGGGAACCTTGCTATGCTTGCTGAGCGCTTTCTGCCTGAGGTGGCATTTAAGCTCTGGAAGGCACCTAAATATGGGGCATAA
- the LOC112879739 gene encoding uncharacterized protein LOC112879739 isoform X2: MADKPSRALVLYAAGHAALLTPTGASSAAAGSHLDAFASRASCGFLTLRSPPTSPSTTGAEENSSTILELAQLLDVYDHLYPGKEVAQVDPQELVVPKLSERFMGLRAAMVTNCPRISSFAANLGFHVFQTNDFAAQFGSSSVTKEVGVINRAFGLLGFSDGNVQEASEFDLVFMHVAMENTSSKLGKLGMKADLNRLEKLVGAIMDAAPIGSAIASRIHVSLILSYGSASGNKDEFSILTSSTETDSDLNLLRPRQSYTMKAGHALEDVRLHHPILLAQWQEGVTRVDLVKVFSFEEFMKHGGNLAMLAERFLPEVAFKLWKAPKYGA; the protein is encoded by the exons ATGGCGGAcaagccgagccgcgcgctggtTCTCTACGCCGCCGGCCACGCCGCGCTGCTCACGCCTACGGGGGCCTCCTCCGCTGCCGCGGGGAGCCACCTCGACGCGTTCGCCTCCCGCGCCTCCTGCGGCTTCCTCACCCTCCGCTCCCCGCCGACCTCCCCTTCCACGACCG GTGCCGAGGAGAATAGCAGCACGATTCTGGAACTGGCGCAGCTGCTCGACGTGTACGATCATCTGTATCCTGGAAAG GAAGTTGCCCAAGTGGATCCACAGGAGCTAGTAGTTCCCAAGCTGTCTGAGAG GTTTATGGGGCTGAGAGCTGCCATGGTCACAAATTGCCCCCGCATCAGCTCCTTTGCAGCAAATCTTGGTTTCCATGTTTTCCAAACCAATGATTTTGCCGCACAGTTTGGCTCATCCAGTGTTACTAAGGAGGTTGGAGTAATCAACCGAGCGTTTGGTCTGCTAGGATTCTCGGATGGGAATGTGCAGGAAGCATCTGAATTCGATCTAGTATTTATGCATGTTGCCATGGAGAATACAAGCAGCAAGTTGGGGAAATTAGGAATGAAGGCCGATCTAAATCGGCTTGAGAAATTAGTGGGCGCAATCATGGATGCTGCACCcattggttcagcgattgcttCCCGTATTCATGTATCTCTGATATTGAGCTATGGATCTGCTTCTGGAAATAAGGATGAGTTTTCCATATTAACCTCTTCAACCGAAACAGACTCGGACTTGAATCTGCTGCGCCCCCGCCAGAGCTATACCATGAAAGCAGGACATGCATTAGAGGATGTCAG ACTTCATCATCCAATTCTGCTGGCACAGTGGCAGGAAGGAGTAACGCGTGTTGATTTGGTAAAAGTGTTCTCTTTTGAAGAATTTATGAAG CATGGTGGGAACCTTGCTATGCTTGCTGAGCGCTTTCTGCCTGAGGTGGCATTTAAGCTCTGGAAGGCACCTAAATATGGGGCATAA